GTCACGACGATCACGAGATCCTGCTGCTTCAGGTTCGCGGCCGTCAGCGGGGTGACCTTCTGCACGCGGCCGTCCTCGAGCTTGAAATCCGCGGCGTAGGGGTCGTGGAACGCCACCCTGGCGCCCTTCTCGTGCAGCAGCCGGATCACGTCGGAAGCCGGCGACTCACGCGTGTCGCCGGTGTCCTTCTTGTAGGCGAGTCCCAGCACGAAGATCCGTGAGCCCCGGATCGCCTTCCGGCGATCGTTGAGCAGCTCCGCCGCGCGCCGCACGACGACCTCGGGCATGTGGCCGTTGATCTCGGAGGCGAGCTCGATGAACCGCGCGGAGTAATTGAGCGTCTTCAGCTTCCAGGCGAGGTAGTGCGGGTCGAGCGGGATGCAGTGGCCGCCGATCCCCGGCCCCGGGTAGAAGCGCATGAAGCCGAACGGCTTCGACGCCGCCCCGTCGATCACCTCCCAGACGTCGAGGTCGAGCTTCTCGCACATCAGCGCGATCTCGTTGACGAGGCCGATGTTCACCGCGCGGAAGGTGTTCTCGAGGAGCTTGCACATCTCCGCCGCCTGCGTGGAGGAGACGGGGTGCACCGTCTTGATCGCCGTGCGGTACATCGCGCTCGCCACACGGGTGCAGGCCGGCGTGCAGCCGCCGACGACCTTCGGCGTGTTGTGGGTCTGCCAGACCTTGTTGCCGGGATCGACGCGCTCGGGGGAGAAGGCGAGGAAGAGGTCGCGGCCGATCTTGAGACCGCCCGCCTCGAGCTTCGGGCGCATCACCTCTTCGGTCGTCCCGGGATAGGTCGTCGACTCCAGGACGATCAACTGCCCGGGCCGGACCTCCTTCGAGATCTCCTCGAGGGCCGCCACGATGTACGAGATGTCCGGGTCCTTGGTCTTGCGGAGCGGCGTCGGCACCGCGATGAAGATCGCGTCGAACTTGCCGCAACCCGAAAACGAAGTCGTCGCGCGGATCTTCTTCGATCGCACGAGCGGGGCCAGGGTGGCGTCGGGGATATCCTCCACGTGGGAGTT
The genomic region above belongs to Candidatus Polarisedimenticolaceae bacterium and contains:
- a CDS encoding nucleotide sugar dehydrogenase; the encoded protein is MKLLEDKITSRKAQLGVVGLGYVGLPLAVEFAKVGFQVTGIDLDKRKVKGVNAGNSHVEDIPDATLAPLVRSKKIRATTSFSGCGKFDAIFIAVPTPLRKTKDPDISYIVAALEEISKEVRPGQLIVLESTTYPGTTEEVMRPKLEAGGLKIGRDLFLAFSPERVDPGNKVWQTHNTPKVVGGCTPACTRVASAMYRTAIKTVHPVSSTQAAEMCKLLENTFRAVNIGLVNEIALMCEKLDLDVWEVIDGAASKPFGFMRFYPGPGIGGHCIPLDPHYLAWKLKTLNYSARFIELASEINGHMPEVVVRRAAELLNDRRKAIRGSRIFVLGLAYKKDTGDTRESPASDVIRLLHEKGARVAFHDPYAADFKLEDGRVQKVTPLTAANLKQQDLVIVVTDHSVYDWPMIVRHSKVVLDTRNACREVRAGASKVVRL